In Dromiciops gliroides isolate mDroGli1 chromosome X, mDroGli1.pri, whole genome shotgun sequence, the genomic window GGGTTTGGAGTGGAAGGGATCTAATCCAtcaacctcattttgcagaggaggaaactgaggccaaggaaaaggaaggcattctccctcctttctctttcttagcTCTTTGAGGACTTCCCAATCCATCAACAAATTCATTGCTCATCAGCACTGCTGATCCAAAAACCAATCAGTCCGATTCCCCTGGAGCAGCTTGGCCCCATGAAAAGCTTGTGGGGAAGGAGGCAACATCAATAAAACAAGGTCTGGGAATtctctgaggatcaaatgcacCTGCCTCTCCCTGAGTCTTATTAAAATGGATATCAAGTGCTGCCTGAATTGCCTACCTGCCCAGGATTTATTGGCCTTTGAGAGTTTCTCTAGGACTCCTAAGGATTTATCTGCCAAGTTGAAGACAGGCTGCAATCTGATCTGTGTTGCTGGAGAGTGTTCTCACACCAGAAGTTTCCTACTGTTGTTAAAATGGGCCTGTGCCAGGAGTCATTGCAACTTCTCAGGACCTGCACATTTCAGCTGAGGCTTGGGAATATGCCTGGCACTTGACCCCAGGGTAGAGAAAACACTTGGCAGCATAAATACCACCTAGGTCAAGGGGAGGGCAATCCAGAACCCTTTTCAAGTGATCCTTTGCCCTAAAGGCCATTTTTCAGGcaaccctctccccaccccacccatccCTCCTTGCAGGGGCTATACCCTCCGCCCAAAGAGAAGTTCTTCTCTATGATGAATGCACTCTCCAGGGTTCAGATCTGACTGCAATGGGGGATGAGGGACCTATGGGAAAATACCTTTGCTTACTTAGTGACTTAACTCCTCTCTAGCTTGATGAATCCCCCAGCCCAGGACCGAGAGAGCCCCTTGATGGTGGAGTTACAGATCCTGTGTGAATCCATGTAGCGTCTCTCTATATGGGGACCATTCATTTACTGGCTATCTATCAGTGGGGAAGGATCAGACACTTCAATTTCTGACTGTACGTCTTAGGACTTTGCAGAAGGAAATTGTTCTCTGTTGacattactattactactactactactactactactactactactactactactactactactactactactactactactactactactactactactactactactactactactactactactactactactactactactactactaaatatTTCAAGCACCAGGGATTGAAATCTTGCTAGGATGAATGATCACAGGTTTTAAATAGAGGACACTGAATGTAACTGAAACTTTTCTTGGTGAGTTGGAGTCCTCATTGTGAGCATTGTCCTGGGTGATGTCATCAGGTCCTAGTGAGATATGGGGAGCCATTTTCTCCTCTAGAGCATTGATTGGATTTGGTGGGTCCTTGTCATGGCTCTTTATAGTTTTTTGACTGTCCATTTTCATCCATTTCCCCTTCCAATACAGTGCTTTTATTCCACTATGTTTATTAGAACTGTGTAAAATACAGACATTCAGTTCTGAGGGAGAGGCTGACAGCATCTCGCCCTCTGAGTAAAGTGTATGAACTAAAGTGTATGGACTTCCCAACTCCTCTCCTAGATCCCTCAGATTTTTTCCCACTTCTTCTGGGTTCTTGGCCAAATTCTAGCTAGATGAGACTGGCAGATGCACGGCTTCTGGATAACTGAGGTGGCATGCTAGAGCATCAGACCCAGGCCCAATCATGTTCCACATGGAATTCCCCACAACACCATCTGTGTTATGTTCCTAAGTGGCAGGGAATAGAGGGGCCTGAGCCAAGCTCAGCAAAGTTTGCAACATTCCAGACGccttgttttattcttttatgtAGTTGCTTCTCCCTGtttgttccccacccccccccagccttCCCTGCCACCTTGTCTCATTCCATCAGCTCCGTTTTCCAGACTGTGGGACAATGTATGCTGGATCTGTGGGTATCTTGCCTGAGCACAACGGGCCTCATGTCTATAATTTCCAATAGGTCAGAagaggggagtggggggagaccGGGGAGCCAGGGAGCTcaagccagaagacctggggaACTgctgagagagaaggagaagccCACTGTGTGGGAAGGAGGGGAGTTTGGGGACTGGCATGCTCTCAGCTTCTCCCTGTAGAGATTCCCCCCTCTCAGATGAGTGCTGGTCACTGGGAATGGGCCTTAAGAGGCACAATGGTGAGATGAGTCCAGGAGTGACTTGGGCTATTTTCCTCACATTTTAAACACGTCGAAGAAACAAACACACAACGGACACCCTTAGTGCACTCTTCAGTAGCAGATTTAATATTTTGCCCTGACATTTAGTTGCAAGAAAGCAGACTGGTCTctttgcccaccccaccccccaccccccaccccattacaACAACATAAATACACCAATACATTTCTTTCACAGCTCATAAGCATTAGGGATCATCCAAGGTCACTGCTGGGGGACCCAGAACCAGAGGAGGCTGTTTGGGTGACTCTGCTGAATACAAAGCCTCAATTTGAATCCTTGGTTTGTAGGTCAGTGTCCCTGCCTTGGCAGAGGCACTATGTGAGGGCTGGGCTTGGGCTGTGCCCTGGCCAATGCTGAAATGGGAATCTCATTGTGCCACGGTTAGGCAAATTGGTGATTTGGGGCAGCTGGAGTGGCTGCTGGCTAAGCTCATGAACACTCCAGATGCCTGGCCTTGTTGCCTGTCTCAGAAGGGTGACAACAGGCATTGCCCCATGATGCCATTGGCTCAACTATGTGGCTTCCTCTCATCTGGCCTCAGTCTTCTTGTCTAGAAAATGGGAGGATGGTCCCTGCCTGCCTCTCTCAGGGGCAGAGACTCAAAGGAGATCATATAGGTAGAGATACCTGGGAAAGCAGGATGAGTTCCATGGATGGAAAGGAGCTGAGGTGTTCATGTCATTCTGCCCCTGGAGAGAAAGCCAAATGGTAGGTGGTGCTTGAGGCCTGGTTATCTGCTGTGCTTGGCTATGGGCCAGGGGTTGGCACTACAAAGTGGGCTGTGTTTAGGGGATAAAACAGAAATGACCCAAGTGACTTAAAACCATATCTAGAGTCTGAGAAAGCTTCCATACCCCCATCCTTGTGGTGGTAGGGTGCTGAGGGGGAAGTTGAACTAGAAGGAAAAATTGAGGAAACGTCAGCAAAAGCTTACACTGACCAAACTTTACTAGCTGCTGAGCCAGGCTAGTGGGGGGAGAGGGCAGAGAGGATACAGGGGACGAGAGCTTTCCAGTGAAGGCCAGACATTGACCCTGTTCCTCTGCAAGGGATTATGGGAAGGCTCACATTCATGGAGGCCCTCCAGCCTATGGGACTTTGAAGGGTAGACAGGACAGGGGAGGGTAGAATTGGTAGTAGGGATAGCCATAGCATCAACAGTATCCAAACCAACTTGGATCTGCCACTGACCAGCTgcgtggccttggacaaatcccacaacctctctgagctttagtttcctcatctggaaaattttGGAATTGGGCAAGATGATGTGTGAGGCATCTAATCTTACCTTTAGCCATGTAGCGGGTGTCCTCCCCTCAACTTGGCCAGATGGCCCTCCATGTGTGACCAGGAAAACCAGCTACCTAACAGGGTGTAGCATTGGGGCTACCAGGCCCTTTGAGACTAAGCTGGGAATGAGGGTCCTTTGGGGGTATTCTGCACCTGAATGGCTGAGCCAGCTGCTGTAGACTAGCAGCCCACATTTGGCAGGATAGGGGGGCCCTAATGCCTAATTCTGGGGAGAACTGTGGGTAGCTGGGCTCTAAGAACCTCAAATCCTCAAGACGACAGTGTCTGGTTTGCTTTAGggcataaatgcttatttgggAAAGCCATAGATGAAGGTGGATCTAACCCTTCAGCTTAACTCTCAGTGGGACCCAGGCAGGGCTTGCCTCAGTAACATACCAAAGACCCTGTACCTTCTTGCCTTTCAGTCTTAGAAGTAAAACAGCTATGAGGGAAGCTTCTCCCGGGCTCCTCCCCTCTGCTTTGGGTCACTCAAGACCTCAGGATGCTAGActgtctgagctggaagggactctgGGGCTCACTCAGGAACATTGTGGATTTGCATTTGGAGGAGCAAGCTCTGAACACTGGccatttactatttgtgtaacTTTGACCCGGATGTTCTCCTCTGGGggcctttgttttctcttccatagGATCAGTGGGTTGAGCtaagtggcctctgaggttcttctATCTCGCTATCCAGTCACCTAGACCAataccctcatttgacagatccAAAGATCAAAAGTTATCTAATCCCATTCCCCaattttccagaaaaggaaacaggcagagaggtgaaatgacttgcccaaagtcacacaggtagtaagtggagagctagaattcaaatctaggtTGTCATTCCAAATCTGATGAGAAGTCTGGGACTTGTTCAAGGTTCTATCAACCAAGATCAAGATATAACAAGGTAGAGGAACGAGGGCACATGGGGCTCTCTCAGCTGTAAAGGGGGAGACAGGGAGCCTTCTCAGCAGGTGTCTGGGTCACCCCAGGGGACAAGGATGCAGTCAAGATCAAGCAAAAGCAAGATCCCGGAAGGGTTAGCTGGGGAACAGCGAAAAAGATACAAGACAACATTTCCAGCTGCTTCTTTTTCCCCTTAGCCATGATTTTGGGGGGCCCCTCCAGATCATCATCGGCGGCCCCTCCCCATGGAAACAGGGCCTTTAGAGATACAGATAGGCGATCCAATACACAATGTTGAAGAGCAGGAACGCAGTTGGGAAGAAGACGCGAGAGTAGGTATCCAGGCGGGAGATATGGATGCGGACACGGCCTTCCCTCCAGGTACCCCTCTGGCAATCCTCAATGCAGCAGAAGAACTGCTGGCACTCCTTCCCTGGGCAGCAAGTGgtctcctcctgctcttcctcttcctcatcatcatcgtcctcttcttcctccactctATCAGGGCCCCAGGGCATGCTGCTGGTGATGGTGATGGCAGTAAAGGCAGGCATGCTACTGACACTAGCACCAGTACCAGGACCAAAAGTGGCCCCAGGACTGGCACTAGCGCCAAAAGTGGCCCCAGGACTGGCACCAAAAGCAACACTAGGACTGGCACCAAAAGCAACACTAGGACTGGCACCAAAAGTGGCCCCAGGACTGGTACCAAAAGCAACACCAGGACTGGCACCAAAAGTGGCCCCAGGACTGGCACCAAAAGTGGCCCCAGGACTGGTACCAAAAGCAACACCAGGACTGGTACCAAAAGCAACACCAGGATTGGCACCAAAAGTGGCCCCAGGACCGGCACCAAAAGCAGCAGCAGGACTGGTACCAAAAGCAGCAGCAGGACTGGCACCAAAAGCAGCAGCAGGACTGGCACCAAAAGCTGCAGAAGGGCTGGCACCGAAAGTCGCACCAGGGCCGGTACCAAAAGTGGCGCTAGGACTGGCACCAAAAGTCGCACCAGCACCAAAAGTCGCACCAGGTCCAGCAACAAAACTGGCAGTGGCACCAAGACTGGCAGTGGCACCAAGACTGGCAGTGGCACCAAGATTGGCACCAGTACCAAGACTAGCGGTGGCACAAAGACTGGTGCCAGGGCTGGCACCAAGATTGGTACCAATGGTGGCACCAAGACTGGCACTGGCAATGGGGCTGGCCCTGGGGCTGGCCCTGGCACTGGCAACGGCTCTGGCACTGGCTACGGTGCTGGCAGGACGCTGGAACCAAgcagatgacagaggaaaggagaaatcaGTTAACTTCCTAAGCTATGGCCTTTCCTAGCCCTCTAGCTGCCACTAATTCACTGTGTGATCAGCGGTGAGTCATTTCTCTCCTCTAGGTTTCAGATTCTCAATCGGTCCAataggggtgggtggggaggagacCTCCAGGAGAAGGGATGAAAAAAGGTTTAAAGTAGGCATCCCTTCTCTGGATTCTCTGAGGCTACCACTGGCTAGATCTCTGAGTCAGCAGCAAAagaccagttctttttttctctacctgGGCCAGAGCAATAGACACACAAAGCTAAAAACCTGCATTCTCTCCAGGACCTGGGACAGGCCAGCTCCTATGAACAGGAACTCAAGGAGTCACTCCCATTTTGATGGGGATGCATTTGGAATTGCTTGGAATTCAGGGCTTGGAAAAGTTTGTATTGTTTGGGGCTATTCGATGGGATGGGGTTTGTTGGAGCTGAATTTCCCTGGGAACTAGAAAAACTGCTTTTTACCAAagtttgggcaaattatttaatgtgCCTCTATTCAGTTTACTTAACTTTCCCAAAAAGCCAAGCAGGACCCTGGCAAAGCTTAAAAACAAGAGCCAATTTCTTCAGGAATTAAGACATCAACATTTGAGAAGAGGATAAGCCCATGGGGTCCAAGTCCAAGGAAGAGCCAGAGtcccagggaaactgaggctcagagccaGAAACCTGACCCCCTCCTCATTGTCCCAGCATGGCAGAGTTGAGAGGGACTTTGGAAACCAAACTGTTCACCTCAAAAGGGCATTCTCAGCACAACATGACCTTACACACAACATGGCCTCCCTCACTCTGCTTCCAGTTCTCTAGTGAGGGCACACCTACCGCCTCACAAGGCACAGAGCCCCCTCTCTGTTGGGACAGCTCTCTACTTCCCCCTTCACCAGCCTCCCACCTATTGTAGAGACAATGAATTCAGGCCCTTACCTGCCTCCCTCTCCTATTGCCAACCAGGAGATGGGACCACCTctgccctcttccttcccctgctTTCAGACTGGGGGCTCTATCCAGGGGGATAGTTGTGGGTGGGTGGAAGTGTTGGGGAATTTCCCTTAGAGTGGCCCAGACCCCTGAGATAGGCAGGGAGCACCTGGCTCCTCTGCCCCAATGTCTCTCCATCCTTTCATGCCATTCCCATCCCTCAACCCCGGCCCCCGACTTACCTGCCTGGATCTTCGGTTGCTGCTGCCCGCCAGCAGCCTCCTGTTCCCCACCAAGTAGTTGAGTGTGGCATACTCAATCAGGGCagcaaagacaaagatgaagcacacagagacaaagaggtcCATGGCAGTGACATAGGAGACACGGGGGAGGTGCTTCCGGGAAATGGTGCTCAGGGTGGTCATGGTGAGCACGGTGGTGATCCCTGAGAAGCAGGGAGGAGTCGTGTTAGCAGCTGTCCATGGGAAGCCCCTCAACAGGGCTTAGTGAGCCAATGGAAAACAAGTTCTTAGCTGGGGAAGAGACCTGGCCTGGCCTGCCTCCACCCCACCCTATCCAGTGCCAAGCTCTGGGATGGGGCAGTCGACTGTGTGGTCCACTAGCTTTAAAATCTAAGATGGGAGAGGCAAGGCCAGACGGAACTGATTTTTACAGGCTTCTTTCACTAGATGCCACAGCATGGGCACACTTCAGGGACCACTGCttcccatctcccccccccccatctcagtGGCATTACTCAGTTCAAGCCATGGGAAAAGCTGATGTAACTAAGAACAAGCCATATTTCGATGGGACTTCCTTTGAGGTTGACAATGTCCTTTCACTGTGAGGTGGGTTAAGTAGTCAtatctctgttttacaaatgaagtccAAGGAGGCAAAATCACTTACTTAGGCTCACCTGGCTAGTAAGTAttagggctgggatttgaacccaggtatcctgGCTCTGTAAACTAGTACTTTTCCTACTAAAATCACTTGAACCATTGTGGTTCATGTGGGAAAAGATCAGTGCCAAGTGTTTGGAGGGAATGCAGAACCCTCTTCCATCCATGTGACTTCTGCTAAGATCAAGGGCACCCATGCATGTGCTCCCCCAGCTCCTGGGGCAGGGGATGCATGAGAGTGCAGTGTGGACTTATGGAGACGTGTGCTCTAGACCCCTCTCCTTTTCACGGAGGGCAGAGATCCTCTGGATTCAGCACATCTCGGCTCCAGGGAGTCACCAGATCAGAAGTGACAAATGGTATGTTAATGCAATGGACCGCACCAGAAATGCCCTTTAGCAGTAGAAAGGGGGCTGGTTTCCAGAGGTCCCAGAATCTTAGACCGTCAGCCCTCAGAGGTTCTCCAGTCCTGACTCTTATTGCTTGTGTGCAAGAATTCCCCTAGTTGCCCAGC contains:
- the LOC122733298 gene encoding gamma-aminobutyric acid receptor subunit gamma-4-like, which encodes MSGKLLLIYLAIYPALQISTDSAEEYDYDYLGVNKTWVLTPRAQETDATQILNTLLKDYDSKLRPDIGIKPTNIDVDIYVNSIGPVSVIQMEYTIDIFFAQSWYDRRLRFNSTLKALTLNSNMVSRIWIPDTFFRNSKRADSHWITTPNQLLRIWNDGKVLYTLRLTIEAECLLQLQNFPMDTHSCPLIFSSYGYPAEEIVYRWRRYSIEVSDQRSWRLYQFDFTGLRNTSEVLRTGAGDYMVMTVSFDLSRRMGYFAIQTYIPCILTVVLSWVSFWIKRDSTPARTSLGITTVLTMTTLSTISRKHLPRVSYVTAMDLFVSVCFIFVFAALIEYATLNYLVGNRRLLAGSSNRRSRQRPASTVASARAVASARASPRASPIASASLGATIGTNLGASPGTSLCATASLGTGANLGATASLGATASLGATASFVAGPGATFGAGATFGASPSATFGTGPGATFGASPSAAFGASPAAAFGASPAAAFGTSPAAAFGAGPGATFGANPGVAFGTSPGVAFGTSPGATFGASPGATFGASPGVAFGTSPGATFGASPSVAFGASPSVAFGASPGATFGASASPGATFGPGTGASVSSMPAFTAITITSSMPWGPDRVEEEEDDDDEEEEEQEETTCCPGKECQQFFCCIEDCQRGTWREGRVRIHISRLDTYSRVFFPTAFLLFNIVYWIAYLYL